A genomic stretch from Lathyrus oleraceus cultivar Zhongwan6 chromosome 2, CAAS_Psat_ZW6_1.0, whole genome shotgun sequence includes:
- the LOC127123061 gene encoding uncharacterized protein LOC127123061 has translation MLAEEVDDWWINTRQVLDAAAEVVTWVVFHKEFLRKYFPEDVCRKKEIEFLELKHDNLSVTEYAARFVELAKFYPHYIERDVDGKSPSGGGAATPLKCYRCNEFGHRISECKSDVKKCYKCGKLAHLVADCKENVVTCYNYGEPGHISTYCVKPKKASTKGKVFALARTQISSDDRLGLVVSSMSGEMVIKTHVKGSVATTLFLTPGEEEKASFLSTRQLKELLEECNECVSIY, from the exons ATGTTAGCTGAGGAAGTTGATGACTGGTGGATCAACACTCGTCAGGTGTTGGATGCTGCAGCTGAAGTTGTAACTTGGGTTGTGTTCCACAAGGAATTTCTGAGAAAGTACTTTCCTGAGGATGTTTGTAGGAAGAAGGAGATTGAGTTTCTGGAGCTGAAGCATGATAACTtgtcggttactgagtatgctgccAGATTTGTGGAACTTGCTAAGTTCTACCCTCATTACATTGAG AGAGATGTTGATGGTAAGAGTCCAAGTGGGGGAGGTGCTGCTACTCCTCTTAAGTGCTATAGGTGCAACGAGTTTGGTCATCGTATCAGTGAATGCAAGAGTGATGTGAAGAAGTGTTACAAGTGTGGGAAGTTAGCACATCTTGTTGCTGATTGCAAAGAGAATGTGGTGACTTGCTACAACTATGGAGAACCAGGACATATCAGCACTTATTGTGTGAAGCCTAAGAAAGCTTCAACTAAAGGAAAGGTTTTCGCTCTGGCGAGGACTCAGATTTCTAGTGATGACAG GCTAGGCCTTGTTGTGTCTTCTATGAGTGGAGAAATGGTTATCAAAACTCATGTTAAAGGTTCAGTGGCTACTACTTTA TTTCTTACTCCCGGTGAGGAGGAAAAAGCTAGTTTCTTGTCTACTAGACAATTGAAGGAGCTTCTGGAAGAGTGTAACG AATGTGTTAGCATTTATTAA